The following proteins are encoded in a genomic region of Fusarium oxysporum f. sp. lycopersici 4287 chromosome 1, whole genome shotgun sequence:
- a CDS encoding 40S ribosomal protein S21 produces the protein MENDRGEIVDLYVPRKCSATNRIIKAKDHGSVQISIAKVDENGRAIQGENHVYALCGFVRAMGESDDSLNRLAQRDGLLKSVWSGQR, from the exons ATGGAGAACGACCGCGGCGAGATTGTGGACCT TTACGTCCCCCGCAAGTGCAGCGCCACCAACCGcatcatcaaggccaaggatcACGGCTCTGTCCAGATCTCCATCGCCAAGGTTGACGAGAACGGCCGTGCCATCCAGGGCGAGAACCACGTCTACGCCCTCTGCGGTTTCGTCCGAGCCATGGGCGAGAGCGACGACTCCCTCAACCGACTGGCCCAGCGCGACGGTCTCCTCAAGAGCGTCTGGAGCGGACAGCGATAA
- a CDS encoding deoxyribodipyrimidine photo-lyase, which yields MSLLRLCMHASPLRALRYSFIPNRVQLARSTTILHPARFTTMPPKRTKRESSSPPAKKAKTSKTNGSSTSDALRQPHHKAGEAEENGIAIRKFYPPEMSNARARAYNNNELPRPIEVLISALENTAQERKSIDVKKAVVHWFKMDLRLSDNRALALASDKAKEAGVPLIAMYIISPQDYEAHLRSPVRVDFMLRTLEVIKHDLAKLDIPLYVETVEKRKRVPDRILELMDQWGAGHLYANMEYEVDELRREASMIRDFAENGKAFEVVHDTCVVPPGELHTGAGKQYAVYTPWYRSWVAHIHENLDLLELYEPPEKNPSSARKVFAKLFDVEIPDAPKSKRLDGEEKERLRSLWPCGEHEAKKRLDKFCEEMIGNYQKKRNIPAEAGTSSISVHLASGTISARTCVRTARDRNKTKKLNGGNEGIQTWISEVAWRDFYKHVLVHWPYVCMNKPFKPEYSNISWSYDNEHFAAWCEGRTGFPIVDAAMRQLNHLGYMHNRCRMIVACFLAKDLLLDWRKGERYFMEHLVDGDFASNNGGWGFSASVGVDPQPYFRIFNPLLQSEKFDPDGDYIRKWVPELKDLDRKAIHDPYNRGAGSKAKKNGYPAPIVTHKDCRDRALAAYKEGLASGE from the exons ATGTCACTGTTAAGACTTTGCATGCATGCATCACCACTAAGAGCCTTGAGATATTCTTTCATACCGAACCGCGTTCAACTTGCAAGAAGCACGACGATATTACACCCCGCAAGATTCACCACAATGCCTCCCAAGAGAACCAAACGCGAGTCTTCATCGCCTCCGGCCAAAAAGGCAAAGACGTCTAAGACAAACGGTTCCAGTACCTCAGATGCTTTGCGCCAACCTCATCACAAGGCTGGAGAAGCCGAAGAGAATGGAATCGCGATCCGGAAATTTTACCCTCCAGAAATGAGCAATGCGAGAGCTCGCGCCTACAACAACAATGAGCTTCCGCGGCCAATTGAGGTACTTATCAGTGCCCTCGAGAATACAGCGCAGGAGCGCAAGAGTATCGACGTAAAGAAAGCCGTCGTCCATTGGTTCAAGATGGACTTGCGGCTATCCGACAACAGAGCTTTGGCTCTGGCCAGTGATAAGGCAAAAGAAGCAGGAGTTCCTTTAATTGCGATGTATATCATCAGCCCCCAAGACTATGAGGCTCACCTGAGATCCCCAGTACGTGTGGATTTCATGCTGCGAACTCTGGAAGTCATCAAACATGATCTTGCAAAGCTCGATATTCCTTTGTACGTGGAGAcagttgagaagaggaagcgtGTTCCCGACCGGATCTTGGAGCTCATGGACCAATGGGGCGCCGGCCATTTGTACGCCAATATGGAATACGAAGTTGACGAATTGAGGCGCGAGGCCTCGATGATCAGGGATTTTGCAGAGAATGGCAAGGCATTCGAAGTCGTCCATGATACCTGCGTCGTCCCTCCAGGAGAACTCCACACTGGCGCTGGGAAGCAGTATGCAGTGTACACTCCATGGTATCGGTCATGGGTTGCTCACATTCATGAGAATCTTGATCTTTTAGAGTTGTACGAACCACCTGAGAAGAACCCTAGCAGTGCGCGAAAGGTCTTTGCGAAACTCTTCGATGTTGAAATTCCGGACGCCCCCAAAAGCAAACGGCTTGATGGCGAAGAAAAGGAGCGATTGCGCTCACTTTGGCCATGTGGAGAGCACGAGGCGAAGAAGCGTCTGGACAAATTCTGTGAAGAGATGATCGGCAActaccagaagaagagaaatatCCCAGCTGAGGCTGGGACTTCTTCTATATCGGTACATCTGGCGTCTGGCACGATCAGTGCGAGAACATGTGTACGGACCGCACGTGATAGAAACAAGACGAAGAAGTTGAATGGTGGTAATGAAGGTATCCAAACATGGATCAGTGAGGTTGCTTGGCGAGACTTTTATAAGCACGTTTTGGTCCATTGGCCCTATGTCTG CATGAACAAGCCTTTCAAGCCCGAATACTCAAACATCTCATGGTCATACGACAACGAACATTTTGCCGCTTGGTGTGAGGGAAGAACAGGCTTTCCCATCGTCGATGCGGCGATGCGACAGCTGAACCATTTGGGATACATGCACAACCGCTGTCGCATGATTGTCGCTTGTTTTCTGGCAAAGGACCTCCTGCTAGACTG GCGAAAGGGCGAAAGGTACTTCATGGAGCATCTTGTCGATGGTGACTTTGCTTCAAATAATGGTGGATGGGGTTTCAGCGccagtgttggtgttgaccCTCAGCCTTACTTCCGCATCTTCAATCCCTTACTACAGAGCGAGAAATTTGACCCTGATGGCGATTACATCCGCAAATGGGTTCCCGAGCTTAAGGATCTTGATAGAAAGGCTATTCATGATCCATACAATCGAGGCGCTGGatccaaagccaagaagaacggcTATCCTGCACCGATTGTTACGCATAAGGATTGTCGGGATCGAGCGTTGGCAGCATACAAGGAAGGCCTTGCAAGCGGCGAGTGA
- a CDS encoding hypothetical protein (At least one base has a quality score < 10), protein MSQIKSWRTLPLDSSPDFPVLLVSFHTDTSAYTIHVTDMANMWSETLDRKAIFMRGWNENTSIDPSDTPDNMAKLLGCLNTALDSSHPRHNEASIRLDRDSRSDAGDHDLVLNITYEIPGLQPLKWPMYLKKLPPSSIAKHLVLPLIQAHHAKDVEIEFLTRSLGNKDAVLNKLLDKLEAVGTGMEHVFNALSGKKKISRAAAAEKVPGLAPFDRRRWKSGLAYEEDCPNDAESLVQNVFEKGGLQFEPIIDSVESPRLDQWWQDFKGASSAAHPPQYKAAVAKDKSPTPQDSAKARIEEDDDDFQVQSTPPHLLPQGKSTHAKETLVADDASTEGESIASAGSVSPGPGTRKPNKPVRKIGALGGKKQSTPPLSPNPVQSHAQKKSLSQQHDDSETASESEDDDKPATAEVEKSAPSTSSPPRPAANRSGLGRIGGNKTERLVEEQPVTLNPEAGEPSTAAVSHRHSNKLGAIGKHKDNINEAMKTTNEDNRRSRTATKEVTAESRPRETSQERADRRREELKKELEKKAAAGPAKKKRRF, encoded by the coding sequence ATGTCACAGATCAAGTCATGGCGGACCCTTCCGCTTGATTCTTCCCCCGACTTCCCAGTATTGTTGGTGTCCTTCCATACAGACACATCGGCCTACACTATTCACGTAACTGATATGGCCAATATGTGGTCTGAAACACTTGATCGTAAGGCGATCTTTATGAGAGGTTGGAACGAGAACACTAGTATCGACCCTAGCGATACGCCTGATAACATGGCCAAACTCTTGGGCTGCCTCAATACTGCTCTGGATTCTTCTCACCCAAGACACAATGAGGCGAGCATTCGTCTAGATCGCGATTCCCGGTCTGACGCGGGTGATCATGACCTCGTCTTGAACATCACCTATGAAATACCTGGATTACAGCCGCTCAAGTGGCCCATGTatttgaagaagctgccgCCCTCCAGCATCGCAAAGCATCTTGTGCTGCCTTTAATTCAGGCACACCACGCAAAGGATGTTGAAATCGAATTTCTAACTCGATCTCTGGGGAACAAAGACGCAgttctcaacaagctcctGGACAAGTTAGAAGCCGTGGGTACAGGTATGGAGCATGTCTTTAATGCTTTGtctgggaagaagaagatctctAGAGCTGCGGCTGCGGAGAAAGTGCCTGGTCTTGCTCCTTTCGACCGTCGGCGCTGGAAGTCTGGCCTTGCGTATGAAGAGGACTGCCCGAACGACGCCGAGTCCTTAGTGCAAAACGTATTCGAGAAGGGAGGGCTACAGTTTGAGCCTATAATTGATAGCGTTGAGTCCCCTCGGTTGGACCAGTGGTGGCAAGATTTCAAGGGCGCATCCTCCGCCGCACATCCACCTCAGTACAAAGCGGCTGTTGCGAAGGACAAATCTCCGACTCCTCAAGACTCCGCAAAAGCACGTAttgaggaagacgatgatgacttcCAAGTTCAGTCTACACCCCCACACCTTCTGCCCCAGGGCAAATCAACGCATGCTAAGGAAACACTCGTCGCTGATGATGCGTCTACAGAGGGGGAATCCATAGCTTCGGCAGGCAGTGTATCACCAGGTCCTGGCACACGCAAGCCGAACAAACCGGTTCGTAAAATAGGAGCACTCGGTGGAAAGAAGCAGTCCACTCCACCTCTTTCCCCCAATCCTGTACAGTCTCATGCTCAGAAAAAGTCATTGAGCCAACAACACGATGATTCAGAGACGGCATCCGAGtcagaggatgatgataaaCCAGCTACCGCTGAAGTTGAGAAATCAGccccttcaacttcatcaccaccacGGCCAGCGGCAAATAGAAGCGGCCTTGGACGTATAGGAGGCAACAAGACAGAGCGTCTAGTTGAAGAACAGCCAGTCACCCTTAATCCGGAAGCGGGCGAGCCTAGCACGGCAGCAGTTTCTCATCGTCATTCCAACAAGTTAGGTGCTATTGGGAAGCACAAGGACAACATAAATGAAGCAATGAAGACGACGAACGAAGACAATCGAAGGAGTCGAACCGCTACCAAGGAAGTTACAGCAGAGTCCAGACCCAGGGAGACCTCACAGGAACGGGCGGACCGAAGGCGAGAGGAACTAAAAAAGGAGCTTGAAAAGAAAGCTGCTGCTGGTCCTGCTAAGAAGAAACGCAGATTTTGA